In one window of Plasmodium cynomolgi strain B DNA, chromosome 13, whole genome shotgun sequence DNA:
- a CDS encoding coatamer protein beta subunit (putative), with translation MGNPEIENNCTLYICTDNCETPSISEIQKKLESQNVEKKIEGMEHLIFNIIQGEPYGNMLMCVIRFIVPHKDHRLKKLSHIFFEVVDKCKSDGSLKEEMLLVCNALRNDIISPNEYVRGSTLRLLSKIKNLKIIEPLIEAITKNLNHRHSYVRKNAISCIHTIIKEHGSDVIPNSVKEVEKILFLENDISTKRSALSMLIDVDPMTTLKYILSLNDQLYDTADVILLEVIHLFKKLYIPHVFDNSYLLINDEDEENEEDKGGRSRVGAIPGVASIIGSPSPQGGDEEEAGEEGEKTDGYQSDGEIDLFAYLLSGDEIPLQQGDVPMGKKTKHITGVDQKNGNHLLSGSNPMGKTNHTNETNGGMLNVLSEEIQFRRNKLNESDYNQYKNNVIKILLNMMSKNVSNSVLYEGACCLLYMSTSEVSIKTASECFIKLLINQHDNNIKLIVIDRLYYIMCKWKKVLENYVMDLLRALNFPSRDIRVKILNLVLHILSSRNVHLVLGVLKKELLKLNSTVMYSKSVFSSAAGNSNAVGGSSSVGANGGTPSPNGVPNTVMSNTGETNSVGNNNLSTNYQEIISYKKILLKSMQHICNMFSNECLSMVDLLLTYVNDEEKEINYEAAVCIRKLANNPSLQSTILQKIGEAIFDVKKPHILRIFFWVLGQYMQGEEAILQFLDKLYEHLLPLLGSNIQSDIINRLQSEKFKNNKMVMNFNSPSSSASPAIQAKTVILEDGTYATEAVLKSQSQRASPGDDTLGELNSFAYNLLSDNDDLLLSVLCVCVTKLHLKLVAMVGGEAFRFLGPPFVKPRVGGGAEEEAPTNAANGANAANGANGANAANSANSANAANSANRANVFRNKGIYILASMIKYLTQKNANKSSLDVHYNDSNVVRVRQCLKILLNITCNMSSMEDSTKKLILTFLSGNEYYQRFLQKEEEKYSSVYSGVNSGVFSSVNSSAYRQLGAAPTGTGVSPLGEKAKDGGNLGEESIDTSKGGVTTLPLPTQPNENKQSVDDEMYFRILKEKKNVLNILDERSMLMEERAAFMDERAAMMDEKLENLKLKYTLSNDILFEENEFKFPSFKHNYSSLFMAKLYNSQRLTGTDDDLFIEAVPIVSNINLIVEFYVYNQSGAYLQSIFISLSTHGNLKPIDKIPEFNLGPNEKRKFKITVKVHTTEAGIIFGYVFYERKNENRKNYIVLSELNINMTDYINVSFISSHLFRIMWSEFEWENKININTSISGGYA, from the exons ATGGGAAACCCTGAGATCGAGAACAACTGCACGCTGTACATCTGTACAGACAACTGCGAAACACCATCGATCAGCGAAATCCAAAAAAAGCTAGAAAgccaaaatgtggaaaaaaaaatagaaggaATGGAACACCTCATATTTAATATCATACAAGGAGAGCCATATGGAAATATGCTCATGTGTGTTATTAGGTTTATAGTACCTCATAAGGATCatcgattaaaaaaattgagtcatattttttttgaagttgtGGACAAATGCAAGAGTGATGGTAGcttaaaggaagaaatgctTCTCGTGTGTAATGCTTTGCGGAATGACATCATTTCACCAAATGAATACGTCAGGGGGTCCACTCTGAGATTACTAAGTAAGATAAAAAATCTTAAAATAATCGAGCCTTTAATAGAAGCCATTACGAAGAACCTGAACCATCGACACAGCTATGTTAGGAAGAACGCAATTAGTTGTATCCATACGATTATAAAGGAGCATGGAAGTGATGTGATCCCTAACTCGGTTAAAGAAGTGGAGAAGATATTGTTTTTAGAAAATGATATATCGACCAAACGTAGTGCACTTTCCATGTTGATTGATGTCGACCCGATGACTACACTGAAGTACATCCTCTCGCTAAACGATCAACTGTACGATACTGCTGATGTCATTCTGCTTGAGGTCATTCACCTGTTTAAGAAGCTGTATATTCCACACGTGTTTGATAATTCGTATTTGTTAATAAATGACGAGGATGAAGAGAATGAGGAGGACAAGGGGGGACGCAGCAGAGTTGGCGCTATCCCAGGTGTGGCTTCCATCATCGGGTCTCCTTCTCCCCAGGGaggagatgaagaagaagcgggagaagaaggagaaaaaacagatgGGTATCAGTCCGATGGAGAAATCGACCTCTTCGCATATCTACTCTCCGGAGATGAGATCCCCCTTCAACAGGGAGACGTACccatggggaagaaaaccaAGCATATTACTGGAGTGGACCAGAAGAATGGAAATCACCTACTTAGTGGGAGTAACCCCATGGGAAAGACAAACCACACGAATGAAACGAATGGAGGAATGCTTAACGTGCTGAGTGAAGAAATACAATTTAGGAGGAACAAGCTAAACGAAAGCGATTACAATCAATACAAAAACAACGTCATTAAAATTCTTCTTAACATGATGAGCAAAAATGTCAGCAACAGTGTGTTGTATGAGGGTGCTTGCTGTCTGCTTTATATGAGTACCTCTGAGGTTAGCATAAAAACGGCTAGCGAGTGCTTCATTAAGCTGCTAATTAACCAACACGATAATAACATCAAGCTGATTGTAATCGATAGGTTGTATTATATCATGTGCAAATGGAAGAAGGTGCTCGAAAACTACGTCATGGATTTACTCAGGGCATTGAACTTCCCCTCGAGAGATATTagagtaaaaattttaaacttGGTTCTACACATATTGAGCAGTAGGAATGTACACTTAGTGTTGGGCGTTCTGAAGAAGGAGCTTCTTAAACTGAACAGTACAGTGATGTATAGCAAGAGCGTTTTTTCTAGTGCAGCTGGAAACAGTAACGCGGTGGGAGGTTCCTCCAGTGTAGGCGCGAATGGAGGAACTCCCTCCCCAAACGGAGTCCCCAACACGGTTATGAGCAACACAGGAGAGACCAACTCCGTCGGTAATAATAACCTCTCAACTAATTATCAAGAAATTATTAGttataagaaaatattaCTCAAGTCGATGCAACACATATGTAACATGTTCTCGAATGAGTGCCTAAGTATGGTAGACTTGCTACTAACCTACGTGAATGATgaagagaaagaaataaattacgaAGCGGCAGTATGTATTAGGAAGCTAGCTAATAATCCTTCTCTTCAGAGTaccattttacaaaaaatcgGGGAAGCTATATTTGATGTGAAGAAGCCACACATTCTGAGGATTTTCTTTTGGGTCCTCGGACAATACATgcaaggagaagaagctaTTTTGCAATTCCTTGACAAGCTATATGAACATCTACTTCCCCTCCTTGGTAGTAACATCCAATCGGATATTATTAACAGATTACAgagtgaaaaatttaaaaacaataaaatggTGATGAATTTTAACTCGCCTTCTTCGTCTGCCTCTCCGGCTATTCAAGCCAAAACGGTCATATTGGAAGATGGGACATATGCCACTGAAGCAGTGTTGAAAAGTCAAAGTCAGCGTGCATCCCCTGGGGATGACACCCTTGGAGAGTTAAACTCCTTTGCTTACAATTTGCTTTCGGACAATGATGATTTGTTGCTGTCCGttctgtgtgtgtgtgttacTAAGTTGCATTTAAAATTGGTGGCCATGGTTGGGGGGGAGGCCTTCCGCTTTTTGGGCCCCCCCTTTGTTAAGCCTCGCGTGGGGGGCGGCGCAGAGGAAGAGGCCCCCACGAACGCCGCGAACGGCGCGAACGCCGCAAACGGTGCAAACGGTGCAAACGCCGCAAACAGCGCAAACAGCGCAAACGCCGCAAACAGCGCAAACAGAGCAAACGTGTTTAGGAACAAAGGCATTTACATCCTCGCCAGCATGATCAAGTACCTGAcgcagaaaaatgcaaacaagAGCTCCCTCGATGTGCACTACAACGACAGCAACGTGGTGAGGGTTAGGCAGTGCCTCAAAATACTTCTCAATATCACGTGTAACATGAGCAGCATGGAGGACTCCACGAAGAAGCTCATATTGACGTTCCTCAGTGGGAATGAGTACTACCAAAGGTTCCttcaaaaggaggaggaaaagtaCAGCAGCGTTTATAGCGGCGTTAATAGCGGCGTTTTTAGCAGCGTTAATAGCAGCGCTTACCGCCAGCTAGGAGCAGCCCCCACAGGCACAGGCGTTTCCCCCCTTGGGGAGAAGGCCAAAGATGGAGGTAACCTCGGAGAAGAATCTATAGACACATCCAAAGGAGGAGTGACCACCCTGCCTCTTCCAACACAACCCAATGAGAACAAGCAGAGTGTAGATGACGAAATGTACTTCCGCATCctcaaggagaaaaaaaatgtcttaaATATTCTGGACGAAAGATCCATGCTGATGGAGGAAAGAGCTGCTTTCATGGACGAAAGAGCTGCGATGATGGATGAGAAGTTGGAAAACCTGAAACTGAAGTACACCCTGAGTAATGACatcctttttgaagaaaacgaattTAAGTTCCCATCATTTAAGCACAACTACTCCTCCCTTTTCATGGCCAAGCTATACAACTCACAAAGGCTAACAGGCACAGATGACGATCTCTTTATTGAAGCCGTCCCGATAGTCTCCAACATTAACTTAATTGTCGAGTTTTATGTATACAACCAATCGGGTGCCTACCTACAGAGTATCTTCATTAGCTTGTCGACTCATGGGAACTTGAAGCCAATCGATAAAATCCCTGAGTTTAATTTGGGTCCAAATGAGAAACGGAAATTTAAGATTACCGTGAAGGTGCACACGACTGAGGCAGGCATCATTTTTGGTTATGTGTTTTATGAACGCAAGAATGAAAATAGGAAGAATTACATCGTGCTCAGTGAGCTCAATATCAATATGACGGATTACATTAACGTGTCGTTCATATCGTCCCACCTCTTCCGCATCATGTGGTCCGAGTTCGAGTGGGAGAACAAGATCAACATTAACACGTCCATCAG CGGTGGTTACGCTTAG
- a CDS encoding ribosomal protein L15 (putative), whose product MIRSCRAVSSLALKRWLLVGSGSPPACKGHIRAAANWVGTNRAAANWEGTNRAEANQRDDRHAAEMEPKLSKHFREVFHDGSEKNFECHPFNRRFAYSKKSFFPIEPRNLRTLGVNRQRKKKRGRGDKCPGKGIREKHKHRKSGRPNSRTFESGRTPLYRRLPKWPEAWLSRQKKNYDCLNLSKLRYFIEKGRLDVRFPITQRHLHDSKCVKVKNGVKLFNVNDYPFPYKIDIEVANADQSSIDVIKKIGGSVTIVYMERINLRAHIKPYKFEVLPRTARPNLDMIHFLEKMRSRGCLVKYIKPLWLIEEEKRIINELTEVEESSKLCPEGGDSWGDAEDEEKRRERLLRGYRLRNTRVDGGL is encoded by the coding sequence ATGATAAGAAGCTGCAGAGCGGTGAGCAGCCTGGCGCTGAAGAGGTGGCTGCTCGTGGGCTCTGGTTCCCCCCCCGCGTGCAAAGGGCACATTCGCGCAGCAGCAAACTGGGTGGGAACAAACCGTGCAGCAGCAAACTGGGAGGGAACAAACCGCGCGGAAGCAAACCAAAGAGACGACCGCCATGCCGCTGAAATGGAACCAAAGCTGAGCAAACACTTTCGGGAAGTGTTCCATGATGGGTCAGAAAAGAATTTCGAATGCCACCCATTTAACAGAAGATTTGCCTACAGCAAGAAAAGCTTCTTCCCCATCGAGCCCCGGAATCTGCGTACCTTGGGCGTGAATAgacagaggaagaaaaaaaggggcagagGTGATAAATGTCCAGGAAAAGGAATTagggaaaaacacaaacataGGAAGTCAGGCAGACCAAACAGTCGTACGTTTGAAAGCGGAAGAACTCCTTTGTATAGGAGATTACCAAAGTGGCCAGAGGCATGGTTAagtaggcaaaaaaaaaactatgaCTGCCTTAACCTTTCCAAGCTGAGGTACTTTATTGAGAAGGGAAGATTGGATGTGCGTTTCCCAATAACGCAGAGACATTTACATGACTCCAAGTGtgtaaaagtgaaaaatggagtaaaGCTGTTCAACGTGAATGACTATCCTTTCCCATATAAGATTGACATCGAAGTGGCTAATGCAGATCAGTCCTCCATTGatgtcattaaaaaaatcggagGGAGTGTAACCATTGTCTACATGGAACGGATAAATCTAAGGGCACATATCAAGCCATACAAATTTGAAGTTTTACCCAGAACGGCTAGGCCCAATCTGGAcatgattcattttttggagaaaatgagGAGTAGGGGGTGTCTCGTTAAGTATATAAAACCTTTGTGGTTaattgaggaagaaaagaggaTCATTAATGAGCTCACCGAGGTGGAGGAGAGCTCCAAGTTGTGTCCCGAGGGAGGGGACTCCTGGGGGGACGCGGAAGACGAGGAGAAGCGGCGCGAGAGGTTGCTCCGCGGCTACCGCCTGCGCAACACGCGCGTCGACGGGGGCCTC
- a CDS encoding hypothetical protein (putative): MKDIAFFFLPAGIGLSCLLLSGVALFQRMAISIQKRSVNFQIYKYQVNISVSSLISFYALLRLAFTILELKNHNDEKHSLDPSLHVPNVHRAYLKKMRLQRNFWILLLCSIAWVFYIRFTYLILYYREKVKKSDEEYEAVMVMKGTLNKCTRVMAQREANRVKYSDSFPEEDLISSSDITTDGNANMSEKSSVLEDGQRKNVGIRQRR, from the coding sequence ATGAAGGACATAgcgtttttcttcctgccTGCGGGGATCGGGCTGTCATGCCTGCTGCTGAGTGGCGTGGCCCTTTTCCAGCGTATGGCAATATCCatccaaaaaaggagcgtCAATTTCCAGATTTACAAATATCAGGTGAACATATCAGTGTCATCcctaatttctttttatgcgTTACTACGCTTGGCCTTTACCATCTTAGAGCTAAAAAATCACAACGATGAGAAGCACAGTTTGGACCCTTCGCTGCATGTACCTAATGTACACAGAGCGTACCTCAAAAAGATGCGACTTCAGAGAAACTTTTGGATCCTACTACTGTGCTCAATTGCGTGGGTATTCTACATCCGTTTCActtatttaattttgtattatcGAGAGAAGGTTAAGAAAAGCGATGAGGAATATGAAGCCGTCATGGTGATGAAGGGCACGCTGAACAAGTGCACGCGGGTGATGGCACAGAGAGAGGCGAACAGAGTGAAGTACAGTGACAGTTTTCCGGAGGAAGACCTAATATCATCCAGTGACATCACCACCGATGGGAACGCCAACATGTCGGAGAAGTCATCCGTGCTGGAGGATGGCCAGCGGAAGAACGTTGGCATTCGACAGCGCCGCTGA
- a CDS encoding hypothetical protein (putative), whose product MAPPHSSDICVRYQVELATGIILKNNYRRVAVQLPDCMLEDSLLLSNAIQGELHKGGATILPPSYEPSGMITPCCGGKSRTEDDHICGKENNLVGSTPSESPQRSPSDGINIYVLGDTSQNECCEDYVSAEHVQADLLLHYGPSCQSFIRSSIPSVYLFSEIKQEEAFYKTVKEGFIQSNYPDRGEVCILLCDVAYTGCMSRLVNAFVEVGGGAGGGGADWENRMKPLFLVDGRLVGGKSFLRSGTDVANTGAVNTGAANTGAVNTGAIKTDAIKTDAVHTDAVHTDAVHSDAANTNIIVCLHRIASNVQGKNCYGDHGNYVELDAHEDLERKYAFFCGRLLIRVLYSNRLGTLLYEVIRKEEMSPPWGIIQTKGQEQRTNLFLFTNGNLNLEHLDKLLLKRYSLIEKCKLVDTFGILITNVNLQKNLEMKKILSYILRSRGKKCFTIATNKLNGPKLENFSDIEMYILLSCPEKSFLEISDFSKRIINPCEFFISYGYMDWQCSYLFDFFHLLAVPCVQRALDGLRGGKYRLWSLGCGAPSLADVPNGAVQSGTHVGGGTAVEGGTHVEGGTHVEGGTDVERGGPEPSAPFGGSPGPSQALLTCHPLVDPSLPIPVEEQKKFITTFDERSPMCRYFLETLVENASREYRGVEMNYNTDTVPEVVPGEDGIAQRYESDLRFCG is encoded by the exons ATGGCGCCCCCCCACAGCAGCGACATCTGCGTTAGGTACCAAGTAGAATTAGCCACAGGgatcattttgaaaaataattatcgaCGAGTGGCAGTGCAGTTGCCTGACTGCATGCTGGAGGATTCGCTTCTCCTTTCGAATGCAATCCAGGGGGAGCTACACAAAGGAGGGGCAACTATCCTCCCCCCCAGTTACGAACCATCAGGGATGATCACCCCATGTTGTGGCGGAAAATCTCGCACAGAAGACGATCATATTTgtgggaaggaaaataatttagttGGAAGCACCCCGAGTGAGTCACCCCAAAGGAGCCCCTCCGATGGAATCAATATATACGTTTTAGGAGACACCTCACAGAATGAATGTTGCGAAGATTACGTAAGTGCTGAACATGTGCAGGCAGATCTTCTGCTACATTATGGACCCTCATGTCAGTCGTTTATAAGGTCATCCATTCCTTCAGTCTACCTCTTTAGTGAGATAAAACAGGAGGAAGCCTTTTACAAAACAGTTAAAGAAGGGTTCATACAGAGTAACTATCCCGACAGGGGTGAAGTGTGCATCCTTTTGTGTGACGTGGCCTACACGGGTTGTATGTCCCGTTTGGTGAATGCCTTTGTGGAGGTCGGCGGCGGtgcaggaggggggggagcagaCTGGGAGAATCGTATGAAGCCGCTTTTCCTGGTGGACGGCCGACTCGTGGGGGGAAAGTCCTTCCTGCGGAGCGGCACGGATGTGGCAAACACGGGTGCGGTAAACACGGGTGCGGCAAACACGGGTGCGGTAAACACGGGTGCGATAAAAACAGATGCGATAAAAACAGATGCAGTCCACACCGATGCTGTCCACACCGATGCAGTCCACTCCGACGCGGCCAACACCAACATAATCGTGTGCCTGCACAGAATTGCCAGCAACGTGCAGGGCAAAAACTGCTACGGGGACCACGGGAACTACGTCGAGTTGGACGCGCACGAAGACCTCGAGAGAAAGTATGCGTTCTTCTGTGGTAGGCTGCTCATAAGAGTTCTGTATAGCAACAGACTGGGAACACTGCTTTATGAGGTCATACGCAAGGAGGAGATGTCCCCTCCGTGGGGAATCATCCAAACCAAGGGGCAAGAACAAAGAAccaatttgtttctttttacaaacgGAAATCTAAACCTAGAAC atctaGATAAACTACTACTGAAAAGATACAGCCTCATAGAAAAGTGCAAGCTAGTGGATACGTTTGGTATTTTAATAACCAACgtaaatttacaaaaaaatctagaaatgaaaaaaattttaagttaTATTTTACGatcaagggggaagaagtgctTCACTATTGCTACCAACAAATTGAATGGTcccaaattggaaaatttttccgACATAGAAATGTACATTCTTTTGTCTTGTCCTGAAAAGAGCTTCCTTGAAATATCTGATTTTTCGAAAAGGATTATAAATCCCTGtgagttttttatttcttatggATATATGGATTGGCAGTGCAGCTACCTCTTTGACTTTTTCCACCTGTTGGCTGTGCCGTGTGTACAGCGTGCATTGGACGGTCTACGGGGGGGCAAGTACCGGCTGTGGTCCCTCGGCTGCGGGGCCCCCAGCCTGGCTGATGTGCCAAACGGGGCTGTCCAAAGTGGCACTCATGTTGGAGGCGGCACTGCTGTTGAAGGCGGCACTCATGTTGAAGGTGGCACTCATGTTGAAGGCGGAACTGACGTCGAACGCGGCGGGCCTGAGCCATCGGCTCCCTTTGGGGGGTCGCCCGGGCCAAGTCAAGCTCTCTTAACGTGCCACCCCCTCGTCGACCCGTCTCTACCCATCCCGGTGGAAGAACAGAAGAAATTCATTACCACCTTTGACGAAAGGTCTCCCATGTGCAGATACTTTTTGGAGACCTTAGTGGAGAACGCATCCCGGGAGTACAGGGGCGTCGAAATGAACTATAACACAGACACCGTGCCGGAGGTCGTTCCTGGGGAGGACGGAATAGCTCAGCGTTACGAGTCCGACTTGCGCTTTTGCGGCTGA